In Myxococcales bacterium, the following proteins share a genomic window:
- a CDS encoding DUF429 domain-containing protein, whose product MQPQRPQRIVGIDLGGARGKTTALVSMRVDANDTGSILAGMITQVATRHAPGSAAATPWTDDAIISFLTADASTSTTTLVCIAAPLSLPACLRCTLPQCPGAAKCEVPAAAALRAASSKKHVYLPYLHRPGEIELLQKGALAVTHIGGATGPLAARGAHLAGRLTSAGYHLGTTLIEVAPSATVAAVFGPKAAKGYKRDANPWVTRVGMLDRLTDLGFHATSGFGRDAALRNDHCFDALLAAYTGLCFLRGEGAPPAPTAADGWIVVPASRQA is encoded by the coding sequence GTGCAGCCGCAACGCCCACAACGAATTGTCGGCATCGATTTGGGTGGCGCGCGCGGTAAGACGACGGCGCTCGTCAGCATGCGCGTCGACGCCAATGACACCGGCAGCATCCTCGCGGGCATGATCACGCAGGTTGCGACGCGCCATGCGCCCGGCAGCGCGGCCGCCACGCCGTGGACCGACGACGCGATCATCAGCTTTCTCACCGCCGACGCTTCCACCTCCACCACCACGCTCGTCTGCATCGCCGCGCCGCTGTCATTGCCGGCCTGCTTGCGCTGCACGCTGCCGCAATGTCCGGGTGCCGCGAAATGCGAGGTGCCGGCCGCCGCTGCGCTGCGCGCCGCTTCCAGCAAGAAACACGTCTACCTGCCCTACCTGCATCGCCCGGGCGAAATTGAGCTGCTGCAAAAGGGCGCGCTCGCGGTCACGCATATCGGCGGCGCCACCGGCCCGCTCGCCGCGCGCGGCGCCCACCTTGCCGGTCGCCTGACCAGCGCCGGCTACCACCTCGGCACCACCCTCATCGAGGTCGCGCCCAGCGCCACCGTCGCCGCCGTCTTTGGCCCCAAGGCCGCCAAGGGCTACAAGCGCGACGCCAACCCATGGGTTACGCGCGTCGGCATGCTCGACCGCCTCACCGACCTTGGCTTTCACGCCACCAGCGGCTTTGGCCGCGACGCGGCGCTGCGCAACGATCACTGCTTTGACGCCCTTTTGGCCGCCTATACCGGCCTGTGTTTTTTGCGCGGTGAAGGCGCTCCACCGGCGCCCACCGCGGCCGACGGGTGGATCGTCGTGCCAGCGTCGCGTCAGGCCTAA
- a CDS encoding helix-turn-helix transcriptional regulator → MKRAATSFDRYLNAQLKDAAFASEYAKERTEIATIDEFVRQVDALRLAAGKSKADLARATSVPQPSLRRLFSSRHANPTLETVFKLLAEFNCVLQVVPMGAARTKHRATPKARRSAVRGQGTRRQAA, encoded by the coding sequence ATGAAGCGCGCCGCCACCTCCTTCGACCGTTACCTCAATGCGCAACTAAAAGATGCGGCGTTCGCCTCAGAGTACGCCAAGGAGCGCACCGAGATCGCGACCATCGACGAGTTCGTGCGCCAGGTTGATGCGCTTCGCCTCGCCGCTGGCAAGAGCAAAGCGGATTTGGCTCGCGCTACGTCAGTGCCGCAACCCAGTCTGCGGCGCCTATTTAGCTCGAGGCACGCCAACCCTACCCTCGAAACCGTTTTCAAACTTCTGGCGGAGTTCAATTGTGTTCTTCAAGTGGTGCCAATGGGAGCAGCACGAACGAAGCATCGCGCCACGCCTAAGGCTCGACGCTCCGCGGTACGCGGGCAAGGTACTCGTCGCCAAGCTGCCTAA
- a CDS encoding AbrB/MazE/SpoVT family DNA-binding domain-containing protein, with the protein MVKTLRQIGNSQGLILDKAILELLKIDMDTQLEVTTDGTRLIIEPIRTDARKARLKASHERVMKKFDGAFKRLAK; encoded by the coding sequence ATGGTAAAAACGCTACGTCAGATAGGCAACAGCCAGGGACTCATTCTCGACAAGGCGATCTTAGAGCTGCTTAAGATCGACATGGACACCCAGCTAGAGGTCACAACGGATGGCACGCGCCTGATCATCGAACCAATTCGCACAGACGCTCGCAAAGCGCGTCTCAAGGCCTCACACGAACGTGTCATGAAGAAGTTTGATGGTGCATTTAAACGACTAGCAAAATGA
- a CDS encoding TonB-dependent receptor plug domain-containing protein has translation MKFARKAAVFAAAIAAMWLASADAAAEPAASQPPRRLPAAWWTRRAMPSRMPRCRPRGPQAPTLPSRTKPVAFILPNACGGDGTSAQLTASAFGYVEQTGALAFSPTQQCSDLVITLNRRPNAAADEVIDVFDRRHVTRTLGTTALTGQELMRVPGGEQDALAAIRALPGVTIGGGAGPGSGLVIRGSSPEDSLTLLDGVPVPRAYHTFNNTTIIPTRLIGTLDFVPSGAGAEDGNTGGVMRLTSKQLDRHPSEAVLTASLLELGAFGHYRRDNGFTLGGGARRSTLDWLIKGLDLKTDDVAFEVAPIYYDAQLKADYARGAHRFSALAFTSYDDISATIDNEFSPFSRIANTTRFTRLIATWRYEGRASAYRPPRRLAKRHRNPVGDSNYLDGDRGPMQLRQDVQVPFGRGREHLLRTGSLLEVSKTHVDTFSPLPPSEGAPGEPFSGAVISLKQAYWRSVVAAYAASDWRLNDTLAATTGARLEYFSGIKCLGALATRRGAKPIWQHHGTRRRRPLCAHAHAHRRRVDVAVARDRDAILARRRGAVAGHLVGAVGLCLAAQTSSRCFC, from the coding sequence GTGGTGGACGCGCAGGGCAATGCCATCCCGGATGCCACGGTGTCGACCGCGGGGTCCACAAGCTCCGACATTGCCATCACGGACCAAGCCGGTTGCGTTTATCCTGCCTAACGCATGCGGCGGCGACGGCACCAGCGCCCAGCTCACCGCGAGCGCGTTTGGCTATGTCGAACAAACCGGTGCCCTCGCCTTCTCGCCGACGCAACAATGCAGCGACCTCGTGATCACACTCAACCGACGGCCAAACGCGGCCGCCGACGAAGTCATCGACGTTTTCGACCGCCGCCATGTCACGCGCACGCTCGGCACCACGGCGCTCACCGGGCAAGAGCTCATGCGCGTGCCCGGCGGCGAACAAGACGCGCTCGCGGCCATTCGCGCGCTGCCCGGTGTCACCATTGGCGGCGGCGCCGGCCCCGGTTCGGGCTTGGTCATTCGCGGCTCATCGCCCGAAGATTCGCTGACGCTGCTCGACGGCGTGCCCGTGCCGCGCGCTTACCATACCTTCAACAACACCACCATCATCCCAACGCGCCTCATCGGAACGCTCGATTTTGTGCCCAGTGGCGCCGGCGCCGAAGACGGCAACACCGGCGGCGTGATGCGGCTCACCAGCAAGCAGCTGGATCGACATCCCAGCGAGGCCGTGCTCACCGCGTCGTTGCTCGAACTCGGCGCCTTTGGCCATTATCGCCGCGATAACGGCTTTACGCTCGGCGGCGGCGCGCGGCGATCCACGCTCGACTGGCTCATCAAAGGCCTCGATCTAAAAACCGACGACGTCGCGTTTGAAGTCGCGCCCATCTACTACGACGCGCAGCTCAAGGCCGATTATGCGCGCGGCGCCCACCGCTTCTCGGCGCTGGCGTTTACCAGCTACGACGACATCTCGGCCACCATCGACAACGAGTTCTCGCCGTTTTCGCGCATCGCCAATACCACGCGCTTTACGCGGCTCATTGCCACTTGGCGCTATGAGGGCCGCGCGTCGGCGTATCGACCGCCGCGGCGATTGGCAAAACGTCACCGAAACCCGGTGGGCGACAGCAATTATCTCGACGGCGATAGAGGACCGATGCAGCTGCGGCAAGACGTGCAGGTACCCTTTGGCCGCGGGCGCGAGCACTTGCTGCGCACCGGCAGCTTGCTCGAAGTGTCCAAGACGCATGTCGACACCTTCTCGCCGCTGCCACCTAGCGAGGGCGCGCCCGGCGAGCCGTTTAGCGGCGCGGTGATTTCGCTCAAACAGGCCTATTGGCGCAGCGTGGTTGCCGCGTACGCCGCGAGCGATTGGCGTCTCAATGACACCTTGGCCGCCACCACCGGCGCGCGCCTTGAGTACTTCAGCGGCATAAAATGCCTGGGAGCTCTTGCCACGCGTCGCGGCGCAAAACCAATTTGGCAACATCACGGCACACGCCGCCGTCGGCCGCTATGCGCGCACGCTCACGCTCATCGAAGGCGCGTCGACGTCGCTGTCGCCCGAGACCGCGACGCAATACTTGCTCGGCGCCGAGGCGCAGTGGCAGGCCATCTCGTGGGTGCTGTCGGGCTATGTCTCGCAGCGCAAACATCTAGTCGTTGCTTCTGCTGA